Genomic window (Ureibacillus composti):
CCGTAGCGGCTGCATTAAAGGATGGTTCAGGTGTAATCTCTTTTGATATTAATCTCGAAACTATCATGGATCTCGTTAAATCTGTTAAGATTGGTGATACAGGATTTGCTTCATTAATGGATGCGAAACAATATTATTTAGCAGACCCGAATATAGAGAATGGTGTAGCAGCAGATAAGCAGTATCACACTCAGATGTCTGATAAAGAATTTGGTAATTTTAAAATTCATGAAGATGATGCACCAAAGCATATTTTCTTTAAGAAAAATGAATTTACTGGATGGTATATTGTTGGAACGCTGATGATGCAGGATGTAAATACATCGACAAATGGAATATTAACTGTAACGATCATCGTATTAATAGCTGCTATTATTGTCGGTGTTGTAATTGGTTATCCAATGCTTCGTTCTATATTAAGACCGTTAAGATTATTAGGAGAAGCAGCAGGGAAAATTGGCGAAGGTGATTTACGCAATAAAATTGAGATAAAAAATCAAGATGAATTCGGCCATTTAGCGGGCATTTTTAATAAAATGATTGATTCATTACAAACACTAATTCGACACGTAAGCGATCAATCAAACACACTTGCAGCTTCATCTGCAGAATTAACAGCAAGTACGGAAGAAAACCAGAAAGCAACTAATCAAATTGTTGAATCTATACAACAGCTTGCTAGTGGAGCTGAACAACAATCAGCAGCTGTAGCAAACAGCTCAATCGCAACAAATGAAATGCAACAAAGTATACAAATGATTTCAAGTATTGCAGAGAATGCATCAAATAAAGCAAGACAAGCACTTCAAGAAGTGCAAGTGGGAGATCGAACAATTCAACAAGCTATTAATCAAATGCAGTCAATTAGCGAAACCGTTAAAAGTATAGAAGTTGCTATATTAAATTTAGGGAAGCGTTCCAATGAAATTGGCCAAATTGTAGAAGCAATTAAACAAATTGCAGATCAAACTAATTTACTAGCGTTGAACGCATCAATAGAAGCTGCTCGTGCAGGAGAAGCTGGGAAAGGTTTTGCCGTAGTAGCAGATGAAGTAAGAACATTAGCTGAACAATCTGCAACAGCAACAAAACAAATCGCAGAGATTATTAGTAAAATTCGATTTGAAACCAATGAAGCCGTAGAGAAAATGGCTACAGGGACTGAAGAAGTAGGAAAAGGAATTTTAGTTATGAATGAAGCTGGTCAAAAGTTTGTTACTATTCAAGAAAATGTTATGGAAGTGACAAATGAAATTAAAGAAGTTTCAACTACAACCACTAACATGTCAAAACAATCACTACTAGTATCGGATGCAACTCAAGCAGTTCAAAGCCTAACAAATCATACATTAGAAGGGATTCAAAATATCTCCGCTTCTACTGAAGAACAACTTGCATCTATGGAGGAAATTTCAGCCTCGGCTGATGAGCTAGCGATTATGGCTGATAGTTTACAACAAACCATTAAGAGGTTTAAATACTAAACTATAAAAAAGGAATTTGCGAAGCCCCAGTAGAAAAAGCTAACCAAGCAAAATAAACACCTCACGATTCGGGTGAATACGAATATGTAGGTTTAGGTTAGCTACAAAGGCGTGCAAATTCTTTTATTTTATTTCACTCATTAGGAAGTGACTTTTGACCTTTCTAAGAAAACAAATGTCCTTCTTGAGAAGATTCCCCTTGTTTTCCGTCTGAATATAAGATAAAATTTTTATAATATTGAAATATTCTAATAGTTCGTTTTGGATTGAGAGAAGAAGATGGAGGCGAGTATAGGTATGGCAATAATTAAGGCGGCCATCTTAGGCTTTGGCACAGTCGGTCAGGGAATATACCACGTACTAAATGAAAAAAGAGAAGAGCTAAGGAATAAATTAGGGCTTGAATTAGAGGTAGCAAAAATTTTAGTAAGGGATACATCCAAAGAACGTGTACCTGGAACAGCTCATTTATTAACGGATAGTATTGACGATGTGTTATCAGTTAAAGGTCTTCAAGTTGTATTTGAAGCAATTGTTAATGAAGAGCCTGCTTTTACATATCTTAAAAAAGCTGTAGAGCATAAATGCCATGTTGTAACTGCCAATAAAGTAATGTTTGCTAAGCGCGGGCTTGAGTTGCAAGAGTTAGCAAAACAAAATGGAGTATTTGTTGGTTATGAAGCTACAACTGCTGGCGGCGTGCCCGTTATTAAAACAATGAAAAATACTTTATTAGTAAATGACGTAAGTAGAATTCAAGGAATTCTAAATGGTACATCTAATTATATTTTAACAAAAATGCGTGCTGAAGGCTGGTCTTTCGAAGAGGCACTACGAGAAGCCCAAGTACTTGGTTATGCAGAAGCCGATCCATACAATGATGTTTCTGGCCAAGATGCTTTCAAAAAACTTATGATTCTTTCTGCTTTAGCATTTGGGGAGCAGCCAGATTGGGCAGATGTAGAAGTAATTGGAATCGATGGTATTACATCTGAACAAGTGATGGAAGCAACTGAACAGGGGTTACGTTATCGTCATGTAGCGGAAGTTGAAAAACTCTCAGATGGAACAATCTTTGCAAAAGTTGGTCCAATGTTAGTTGATAAAGAACATCCTTTATATCCAATTGATGATGTATTTAATGCGGTCACAATGGAAACGAATTATATCGGGACATTAACACTTGTTGGCCCTGGAGCAGGTATGTATCCAACTGCAAGTGTAATGGTTGAAGATTACGCAGAAATCATTGGCAAACGTGCAGGTTTCGTTGTAACAATTTAAAAACTACTTGGAGCGCATTGATGACGCTTCAAGTAGTTTTTTGCTTGTTCTGGATTATGAACAGTTACTGTGTATGAAGCAAAACATAAGAATTTTGTGAAATGCACATTTCTTTTGTTAATCTTCATCCTTCACATCGATATCCTCTGGAATTGGAGTATTGCGCCAAATTTCAATCTCCTCTTTAATTCGCTCTAATTGTTCGAAATACGTGTCAAATTGGGTGCTATTAATAAGAAATTGTTTTCCATCATGAACAGCTTTTATACGGCCTTCATAAATGTAACGTAATACTTGATCTTCTGGCATTGAAATGTCTTTTGCAGTTTCAGCAACGGATTTATACATATATGAGACCTCCTTTATTTAATATCATCTCCCATCATACACCAAAACGTTTGATTATGAATAATTTGTAAAATTTTAACTTAATATCACTATTAAATTAGATTGAAGTAATTGTAAATTATGATAGCATCATTAGTAGTAGAATTTGTCAAAGGGGATGAATGAGTGGTGAATATGTTGCCTTACATATTTGTTATGATTGCTGGGATCTTGTGGGGAACGACAGGTACTTTACAAACCTTTTTGCAAGATGGAATTTCACCTATTGCGATAGCAGGGGTCCGTTCTGCGATTGGGGGAGGGGTACTTCTCTTAGCGGTACTGATAATGAAGAAAGTTGATTT
Coding sequences:
- a CDS encoding methyl-accepting chemotaxis protein, with product MKRKKIKKGFSVKFRIIVTFILILLIPSVSIGVISYFYSSIEYEDTLSKHSEREVELLDELITNEIKPVVAQADYYSTIISERWTEQQILKELERYNSLEDSVKSVSVVQKGRNFMRNPYFNFDDDFDPFSEPWYLKAIENTDSPVVIDPYISSSDGTLMMSVAAALKDGSGVISFDINLETIMDLVKSVKIGDTGFASLMDAKQYYLADPNIENGVAADKQYHTQMSDKEFGNFKIHEDDAPKHIFFKKNEFTGWYIVGTLMMQDVNTSTNGILTVTIIVLIAAIIVGVVIGYPMLRSILRPLRLLGEAAGKIGEGDLRNKIEIKNQDEFGHLAGIFNKMIDSLQTLIRHVSDQSNTLAASSAELTASTEENQKATNQIVESIQQLASGAEQQSAAVANSSIATNEMQQSIQMISSIAENASNKARQALQEVQVGDRTIQQAINQMQSISETVKSIEVAILNLGKRSNEIGQIVEAIKQIADQTNLLALNASIEAARAGEAGKGFAVVADEVRTLAEQSATATKQIAEIISKIRFETNEAVEKMATGTEEVGKGILVMNEAGQKFVTIQENVMEVTNEIKEVSTTTTNMSKQSLLVSDATQAVQSLTNHTLEGIQNISASTEEQLASMEEISASADELAIMADSLQQTIKRFKY
- a CDS encoding homoserine dehydrogenase; protein product: MAIIKAAILGFGTVGQGIYHVLNEKREELRNKLGLELEVAKILVRDTSKERVPGTAHLLTDSIDDVLSVKGLQVVFEAIVNEEPAFTYLKKAVEHKCHVVTANKVMFAKRGLELQELAKQNGVFVGYEATTAGGVPVIKTMKNTLLVNDVSRIQGILNGTSNYILTKMRAEGWSFEEALREAQVLGYAEADPYNDVSGQDAFKKLMILSALAFGEQPDWADVEVIGIDGITSEQVMEATEQGLRYRHVAEVEKLSDGTIFAKVGPMLVDKEHPLYPIDDVFNAVTMETNYIGTLTLVGPGAGMYPTASVMVEDYAEIIGKRAGFVVTI
- a CDS encoding DNA-binding protein; translated protein: MYKSVAETAKDISMPEDQVLRYIYEGRIKAVHDGKQFLINSTQFDTYFEQLERIKEEIEIWRNTPIPEDIDVKDED